A window from Triticum aestivum cultivar Chinese Spring chromosome 6D, IWGSC CS RefSeq v2.1, whole genome shotgun sequence encodes these proteins:
- the LOC123144171 gene encoding actin-related protein 4, whose product MYGGDEVSAIVIDVGSYSCKAGYAGDDTPKCVFPSVVGSIEQTGDTDEAKPEKEADSGSDPKNGSKPMDVDKAKTKRKFYLGQEFEFRRDHMEVISPLKDGTVMDWEVVDNIWNHAFRRRLLINPEEHPMLIAEPSTNSGQQREKAAELMFEKYKVPALFLAKNAVLTSFASGRATSLVVDCGGGSTVVSAVHDGYVLQKSAATSPIGGEFLTDCMMKSLESKGVVIRPKYSFKKKEVSPGDYKVVDLDFPNTTDSYRLYCMRAIASDIKESVCRVPDTPFDEVAYANVPTTSYELPDGQTIEVGADRFKIPDILFNPYLSQTIPGIDGFGDSTSIRGLPRMVLDSVNRCDVDIRKELLSNILLSGGSSSILQIKERLEKEVLEESPQNARVKVLASGSSMERRFSVWIGGSILASLGSFQQMWFSKAEYEEHGVSYIQRKCP is encoded by the exons ATGTACGGCGGCG ACGAGGTCTCGGCGATCGTCATCGACGTGGGCTCCTACAGCTGCAAGGCGGGCTACGCTGGCGACGACACCCCCAAATGCGTCTTCCCCTCG GTTGTTGGTTCAATTGAACAAACGGGAGATACTGATGAAGCTAAGCCAGAAAAGGAGGCCGACTCTGGATCAGATCCTAAGAATGGATCCAAGCCTATGGATGTGGACAAAGCCAAGACAAAGCGCAAATTTTATCTAGGCCAAGAATTTGAATTCAGGAGGGATCATATGGAG GTGATCTCACCGCTGAAAGATGGAACAGTTATGGATTGGGAAGTTGTTGACAACATATGGAACCATGCTTTTAG ACGGCGGCTATTGATCAATCCTGAAGAGCATCCTATGCTGATAGCAGAACCATCTACAAACAGTGGACAGCAAAGAGAGAA AGCAGCTGAACTTATGTTTGAGAAGTACAAAGTGCCAGCGCTGTTCCTAGCAAAAAATGCA GTTCTCACATCTTTTGCATCTGGACGTGCTACATCTCTGGTGGTTGACTG TGGTGGCGGGTCTACTGTGGTTTCTGCTGTGCATGATGGTTATGTGTTGCAAAAG TCTGCGGCAACTTCTCCAATTGGTGGTGAATTTTTAACTGACTGTATGATGAAAAGCTTGGAGAGCAAGGGCGTTGTT ATTAGGCCCAAGTATTCATTTAAGAAGAAGGAAGTGAGCCCTGGAGATTATAAG GTTGTAGATCTTGATTTTCCAAACACGACAGATAGTTACAGGTTATACTGCATG AGAGCCATCGCTAGCGACATCAAAGAGTCAGTTTGCAGAGTTCCAGATACCCCCTTTGATG AAGTGGCATATGCAAATGTCCCTACAACTTCATATGAGCTTCCAGATGGGCA AACTATTGAAGTTGGTGCAGATAGATTCAAGATTCCTGACATTTTGTTCAACCCATATCTTTCTCAG ACTATTCCTGGCATCGATGGATTTGGAGATTCCACTTCAATTCGCGGACTTCCACGAATG GTCCTTGACAGTGTAAATAGGTGTGATGTTGACATTCGCAAGGAATTACTCAGCAACATCTTG CTTTCTGGTGGCTCGTCATCAATCCTGCAGATAAAAGAACGCCTAGAAAAAGAAGTACTGGAG GAGTCCCCTCAAAATGCTCGCGTAAAGGTTTTGGCAAGTGGAAGTTCAATGGAGAGGCGTTTCAG TGTTTGGATTGGAGGGAGCATTCTTGCATCTCTCGGGTCGTTCCAGCAAATGTGGTTCTCCAAAGCAGA GTACGAGGAGCATGGCGTTTCCTATATCCAGAGGAAATGCCCATGA